CACATTAAGCTTTTCATGAATGAGAATGACTTGGCCAAGAAGCCAGAATCTGCTAAAGGGGCTTCTTCTTCAGCGAAGAAGGGCTCGCCCAAGAAGGTCTTGTCAAAAGCGCCTGCGAAGGGGGTGAAGAAGTGATGGGTTCTTCACCGGTCAGGGTTTGTGCAAACATGAGGAGTAGAAAGGCAAGTGGGAACGTGTCAAGGTTAACTGAGAACAAGGTTTGATGAAGATGGCAAAAAGCATTGCGCGGACGGTTCCGCAAAGAAGAAAGAGGGAGGGTCGAACGAATTATCGTAAGCGGCTCGCCCTCCTCAAGTCGCGAAAGCCGCGGCTTGTCGTGCGAAAGAGCAATAAACACGTTGTGGTCCAGCTCGTTCAATACGCTCCTGATGGAGATGTTGTCATAGAAGCGTTGAATTCAAAACTGCTTGAAAAGAAAGGGTGGAAGCATAGCACGAAGAGTATTCCTGCGTGCTACTTAACCGGCTTGGCGTTCGGGAGTAAGGCGCTTGCGAAGGGAGTGAAGGAGGCGGTGCTTGATTTGGGACTTCACCCCCCTGTGAAGGGTTCTCGCATATATGCGGTCCTGAAAGGAGTTGTTGATGCCGGCCTGAACGTGCCCTGTCAAGAAAATGTGTTTCCTGCAAAGGACCGCCTCGCAGGGAAGCACATCAGTGAAACAGTCGCTGCTGATTGGGAGAAGATGCGGGCGGAGTTGGCTGCTCAAAAAAAGAAGACGGCCAAGGAGACGGCCGAGGGCGGCGAAGATTCATAGTGTGAAGAAAGATCGTGAAGAAGACCAAAGAAGGATGTGACAGTCATGAAGGAAGAAAAAAAAGAAGGAAGTGAAGAGGCTGGGAAGATTGAGCCAAGAGTGGTCGCTGATGGAAAGCACCAGGAGGGTTCGAAACCCCAGGTCGAGCAAGTAGTGCCTGAAGAAGAGGCGGAGCAGGACGAGTGGAAGCCGAGGACGCGCCTTGGTTTGCAGGTGAAGAACCGAGAAATAACAAACATTGATCAAATTCTTGACGCAGGCATTCCGATAATGGAGCCTGAAATTACTGAGCGCTTGCTTGACTTGGATGTTGAGCTCTTGCTCATCGGGCAGAGCAGGGGGAAGTTTGGAGGCGGCCAGCGTCGAATCTTTAAGCAAACCCAGAAGAAGACGAAAGAAGGGAATAAGCCCAAGTTCACTACGCTTGCAGTTGTTGGTGATCGCAATGGTCATATCGGCTTTGGCATGGGGAAGTCCAAAGAAACAGTGCCAGCTCGCGAGAAAGCAATTAGGAAGGCGAAGATGAACGTGTTCAAAATCAGGAGAGGTGCTGGCTCTTGGGAAGACGCGAGCGAGGATCCCCACAGCATCCCGTTTAAGGTGTCTGGGAAGTGCGGGTCTGTCGAGGTCGTGTTCATGCCCGCGCCGAAAGGAAAGGGGTTGGTTGCCCACAGCGAGCTCCAAAAAGTGCTTGAGCTTGCAGGTGTGAAAAACGTTTGGTCGAAGACGAAGGGGATGACTCGGCACCGTGTTAATCTTATCAAGGCGGCTGAACGAGCGCTGAGAAAGCTTTGTGCTGTTCGAGTCCAGCCGAAACATTATGACCGGTTGTCCATGCAGGATGGCAGTGTTCAGGGTGTTTCGGAAAAGAGCGTTGAAGGTGGTGAAGCATGAGTGACGCGCCTAAAGGTAAGGCGGATGAGAAAAGTCAAGCCGGCGCTGGGAGAGGGAAGGCGCCCTTGGTCGCGGTTGTTTTGGTGCGTGGCTTGATAGGGGTTGATGTCGATATCAAAAAGGCGCTTTCCTTGTTGAGGTTGCGTAAGAAGTTCGCATGCTCTGTTCTTCCTCTTTCGCCGTCGGTGAAGGGCTTGTTGCAGAAGGTGAAGGATTACGTCACCTTTGGCGAGATTAGTCCGGAACTCCTTGCCGAATTGGAGAAGAAGCGCAGAAAAGTTTCGCCTAGCAAGGCAAAGATGGCGACGTTCACACTCCACCCTCCAAGAGGCGGGTTTGAGAAAAAGGGCTGTAAGGCGCCGTTTTCAGCAGGAGGCGTGTTGGGAAATAGAAAGGGGAAGATGGGTGACTTGCTCAAGAGGATGATGTAAATGATGAGAAAGCGAAAAAAAGTGGTCAAGTATCGCGGGAGCAAGACGCACGGCGGCGGGAGCATGAAGAAGCGCAGGGGCGCTGGCAATCGCGGCGGGCGAGGGCTTGGAGGCAGTGGTAAGAGGGGCGACGCCAAAAAACCCAGTCTTTGGAAGGTCAGGCCTAAGCAAGGGAAGAGAGGGTTTACGAGTAAGAGGCCGAGGCGCAAGGGGATTAATGTTGGTTCGCTCTCACGTCTCGTTCAGCGCAGAGACGTTTCGGGAGCGTTGCAAAAGGAAGGTGGAAGAATTGTTGTAGACCTCTCGAAGTTGGGCTTTGAAAAGCTCCTCGGAGGTGGCGAGTGCACAGTGAAACTTCTCGTGCGAGCAAAGGAGTGTTCGAAACGCGCAAAGGAGAAAGTGGATCATGCAGGCGGCATTGTTGAAGTATTCACGGCACCTTCCCAAAAGCCCGTTGCAGAAGAGGGACGTGCAGGGAGTGTGAAGGGAGAGCAAAGCTGATTTTTTTTAAGTATCAAGGGATTGTTTTTAAATAAAGGAAATAGTTGTTGAGAGGGGTTTGGTAAAAGCATGTCATGGCTCGACACGATAGCGCAATACTTGCCTGAAGTGGCAGCGCCGAAGCAGAAGCGGCTTTCGTTTAA
The nucleotide sequence above comes from Candidatus Woesearchaeota archaeon. Encoded proteins:
- a CDS encoding 50S ribosomal protein L18; its protein translation is MAKSIARTVPQRRKREGRTNYRKRLALLKSRKPRLVVRKSNKHVVVQLVQYAPDGDVVIEALNSKLLEKKGWKHSTKSIPACYLTGLAFGSKALAKGVKEAVLDLGLHPPVKGSRIYAVLKGVVDAGLNVPCQENVFPAKDRLAGKHISETVAADWEKMRAELAAQKKKTAKETAEGGEDS
- the rpsE gene encoding 30S ribosomal protein S5; this encodes MKEEKKEGSEEAGKIEPRVVADGKHQEGSKPQVEQVVPEEEAEQDEWKPRTRLGLQVKNREITNIDQILDAGIPIMEPEITERLLDLDVELLLIGQSRGKFGGGQRRIFKQTQKKTKEGNKPKFTTLAVVGDRNGHIGFGMGKSKETVPAREKAIRKAKMNVFKIRRGAGSWEDASEDPHSIPFKVSGKCGSVEVVFMPAPKGKGLVAHSELQKVLELAGVKNVWSKTKGMTRHRVNLIKAAERALRKLCAVRVQPKHYDRLSMQDGSVQGVSEKSVEGGEA
- the rpl30p gene encoding 50S ribosomal protein L30 (L30 binds domain II of the 23S rRNA and the 5S rRNA; similar to eukaryotic protein L7) codes for the protein MSDAPKGKADEKSQAGAGRGKAPLVAVVLVRGLIGVDVDIKKALSLLRLRKKFACSVLPLSPSVKGLLQKVKDYVTFGEISPELLAELEKKRRKVSPSKAKMATFTLHPPRGGFEKKGCKAPFSAGGVLGNRKGKMGDLLKRMM
- the rpl15p gene encoding 50S ribosomal protein L15 (late assembly protein) gives rise to the protein MMRKRKKVVKYRGSKTHGGGSMKKRRGAGNRGGRGLGGSGKRGDAKKPSLWKVRPKQGKRGFTSKRPRRKGINVGSLSRLVQRRDVSGALQKEGGRIVVDLSKLGFEKLLGGGECTVKLLVRAKECSKRAKEKVDHAGGIVEVFTAPSQKPVAEEGRAGSVKGEQS